The bacterium genome has a window encoding:
- a CDS encoding DUF481 domain-containing protein, with product MKRLVIGLFLSSLILTGVTKIYAEEEPWESNISLGVNATRGNVDSVFTTFLFDTQKKRTDSLFRGDFSVAYGESDNETTTNEIMLSSQYNKNITDRTFWSLMGSAEFNELSGIDSRYTGALGYGYYFIKEAKRLLEFSAGVGYIAEKFDTGKDNNYFTTFLAERYEHKMENSKLWNNLAFYPEVSDFSNFILKGEIGFEANINSKLGLRLVLKDIFNNTVEAGRDKNDVIIMSLLSYKI from the coding sequence ATGAAACGTTTAGTGATTGGTCTATTTTTATCAAGTTTAATACTTACAGGAGTTACAAAAATATATGCTGAAGAAGAACCTTGGGAGAGCAACATCTCTTTAGGTGTAAACGCAACCAGAGGAAATGTTGATAGTGTCTTTACAACTTTTTTATTTGATACTCAAAAGAAAAGAACCGATTCTCTTTTTAGAGGCGATTTTAGTGTTGCTTATGGGGAATCAGATAACGAAACAACCACAAACGAAATTATGCTTTCATCTCAATATAATAAAAATATTACAGATAGAACCTTCTGGTCTTTGATGGGCAGCGCTGAATTTAACGAATTGTCAGGTATAGATAGCAGGTATACAGGTGCTTTAGGATATGGCTACTATTTTATAAAAGAAGCAAAAAGGTTGCTTGAATTCTCAGCTGGCGTAGGATATATTGCAGAGAAGTTTGATACTGGTAAGGATAACAACTATTTTACAACTTTTCTCGCTGAAAGATATGAACACAAAATGGAAAACTCAAAACTCTGGAATAATTTGGCTTTCTATCCTGAGGTTTCTGACTTTAGTAATTTCATACTGAAAGGTGAGATTGGTTTTGAAGCAAATATAAATTCTAAACTCGGGTTAAGATTAGTACTTAAAGATATTTTTAATAATACTGTTGAGGC
- a CDS encoding prepilin-type N-terminal cleavage/methylation domain-containing protein produces the protein MKRNNGFTLIELLVVIAIIAILAGMLLPALSKARARAKSTVCLNNLKQLGTALLIYAEDFEELIHVQIYNQNIYGNYFSREIIVCPSIPPYTADNDKDASNRCCYGVKSGSLAPGLLFLSNTIITRRYASINPSAFWIFADSVRLLDSPTDTLYRNQWATCAYETSTEGFVHFRHSNQANFLFVDGHVESMGMDKFATVTKIHANTSVSTNWAVADSKYKIKNLTYP, from the coding sequence ATGAAGAGAAACAACGGATTTACTCTAATAGAACTTCTTGTAGTAATAGCAATTATAGCAATACTTGCAGGGATGTTGCTTCCTGCTCTCAGTAAAGCAAGGGCAAGAGCCAAGTCAACCGTTTGCTTGAATAACCTAAAACAACTTGGAACAGCTCTTCTTATCTACGCTGAGGATTTTGAAGAATTAATCCATGTACAGATATACAATCAAAATATATATGGCAACTATTTTTCGCGAGAAATTATAGTCTGCCCATCGATTCCTCCATATACCGCCGACAATGATAAGGACGCAAGTAATAGATGTTGTTATGGTGTAAAGTCAGGTTCATTGGCGCCAGGCCTTTTGTTTCTGAGCAATACTATCATAACCCGTCGCTATGCAAGTATCAATCCTTCAGCTTTCTGGATTTTTGCTGATTCTGTTAGACTTTTAGACTCTCCAACAGATACACTTTATAGAAACCAGTGGGCAACCTGTGCTTATGAAACAAGCACAGAAGGGTTTGTACATTTTAGGCACTCAAATCAGGCAAACTTCCTGTTTGTTGACGGCCACGTTGAGTCTATGGGGATGGACAAGTTTGCTACTGTAACAAAGATTCATGCCAATACATCTGTATCTACAAACTGGGCTGTTGCTGATAGTAAATATAAGATCAAAAACCTTACATATCCATAA